The following proteins are encoded in a genomic region of Catellatospora sp. TT07R-123:
- a CDS encoding BlaI/MecI/CopY family transcriptional regulator, with translation MNSPPKRRGAGQLEHEVLAVLWAAAQPLTPAEVATQLDSGLAYNTVHTILTRLQEKGQIRREVIEGRARYSPVQDAAAAAAGQMRAVLDNTSDDRAVVLARFVTDLDPADEAALRDALDRRHRR, from the coding sequence ATGAACAGTCCGCCGAAGAGGCGCGGCGCCGGACAGCTCGAGCACGAGGTCCTCGCGGTGCTGTGGGCCGCAGCCCAGCCGCTGACCCCGGCAGAGGTCGCCACCCAGCTGGACTCGGGCCTGGCCTACAACACCGTGCACACGATCCTGACCCGGCTGCAGGAGAAGGGCCAGATCAGGCGCGAGGTGATCGAGGGCAGGGCAAGGTACAGCCCGGTTCAGGACGCGGCCGCAGCCGCGGCCGGGCAGATGCGTGCGGTGCTCGACAACACCTCCGACGACCGTGCTGTGGTTCTTGCCCGCTTCGTCACCGATCTGGATCCGGCGGACGAGGCGGCACTGCGGGACGCTCTCGACCGCCGCCACCGCCGATAG
- a CDS encoding ABC transporter ATP-binding protein: MTALPQQSATLFAAARAACRFGPVHAVREATCTIRAGQQTALTGVSGSGKSTLLHLIAGLQAPTSGGISWPDLGGDPRRDHTAVAIIFQAPSLIDALDVRQNVALPLLLSGSAPDPAARAADAALRSLGLTQLAARLPVELSSGQAQRVAIARALAMAPKLILADEPTGHLDHDTAVQVVATLRETATATGAALLIATHDRDIAAQLPHRWHIDDGNLCTEPGSRTAGDGL; this comes from the coding sequence ATGACCGCCCTGCCGCAGCAGTCGGCGACGCTGTTCGCGGCCGCGCGGGCCGCCTGCAGGTTCGGGCCGGTACACGCGGTGCGGGAGGCGACCTGCACCATCCGCGCCGGGCAGCAGACAGCCCTCACCGGCGTGTCCGGGTCGGGCAAGTCGACGCTGCTGCACCTCATCGCCGGCCTGCAGGCACCCACCTCGGGCGGGATCTCCTGGCCCGATCTCGGCGGTGATCCGCGCCGCGACCACACCGCCGTCGCGATCATCTTCCAGGCGCCGAGCCTGATCGACGCCCTCGACGTCCGGCAGAACGTCGCGCTGCCGCTGCTGCTGTCCGGCAGCGCACCGGATCCGGCTGCCCGCGCCGCGGACGCCGCGCTGCGGTCCCTGGGTCTGACGCAGCTGGCGGCACGGTTGCCGGTCGAACTGTCGTCCGGTCAGGCCCAACGGGTCGCCATCGCCAGGGCGCTGGCGATGGCCCCGAAGCTGATCCTGGCCGACGAACCGACCGGCCATCTCGACCACGACACCGCCGTACAGGTGGTCGCGACGCTGCGGGAGACCGCGACCGCGACCGGCGCGGCGCTGCTGATCGCCACCCACGATCGGGACATCGCCGCGCAGCTGCCGCATCGCTGGCACATCGACGACGGCAACCTGTGCACCGAACCCGGTTCCCGCACGGCAGGAGACGGACTGTGA
- a CDS encoding phosphatase PAP2 family protein produces the protein MLANVAGAGAAAVLIALAYLTTLAATPVLRGARTRWTRTVTTPTWPARRIPTPLLLLATAATLLLTLTLTFAEIAEGVLERDDLTVVDDPVTHWAVTHRTGPLNILATGITDLGSAASLIILLTVVAVTVAVRRRSMRPVLLAVAVGAGIQLLVALIKITISRPRPDPLDWLVTAGGYSFPSGHSGSSIACFGMLAWLVAMATDNRRIQATAWLSAAALACAVGLSRIYLGVHYLSDVIGGWTLGAAWLTTVALAAMLVRARRERRAAVARPEGRMGATLT, from the coding sequence ATGCTGGCCAACGTCGCGGGCGCCGGGGCGGCGGCCGTCCTCATCGCCCTGGCCTACCTGACGACGCTGGCGGCGACCCCGGTGCTACGCGGCGCCCGCACGCGCTGGACCCGCACGGTCACCACACCGACCTGGCCGGCCCGGCGGATCCCGACCCCGCTGCTGCTACTGGCCACCGCCGCGACGCTGCTGCTCACCCTCACCCTCACCTTCGCGGAGATCGCCGAAGGCGTCCTGGAACGCGACGACCTCACCGTCGTCGACGACCCGGTCACCCACTGGGCCGTCACCCACCGCACCGGACCGCTCAACATCCTGGCCACCGGCATCACCGACCTCGGCTCCGCCGCCAGCCTGATCATCCTGCTCACCGTCGTGGCCGTCACCGTCGCCGTACGCCGACGCAGCATGCGGCCCGTACTGCTCGCCGTGGCCGTCGGCGCGGGCATCCAGCTGCTCGTGGCCCTGATAAAGATCACCATCTCGCGGCCGAGGCCCGACCCGCTCGACTGGCTCGTCACCGCAGGCGGCTACTCGTTCCCCTCCGGACACTCCGGCAGCTCGATCGCCTGCTTCGGCATGCTCGCCTGGCTTGTCGCCATGGCCACCGACAACCGCCGCATCCAGGCCACCGCCTGGCTCAGCGCCGCGGCACTGGCTTGCGCCGTCGGGCTGTCGCGGATCTACCTGGGCGTCCACTACCTCAGCGATGTGATCGGCGGATGGACTCTGGGCGCGGCATGGCTGACGACCGTGGCACTGGCCGCCATGCTGGTGCGCGCCAGGCGCGAACGCCGCGCGGCGGTGGCACGCCCTGAAGGCCGGATGGGCGCGACCCTCACGTGA
- a CDS encoding ABC transporter ATP-binding protein, giving the protein MTGADTERQRRWPAPVPQPHQVVLAHRLHRFFRAAGEETQALAGVSFAVEAGELVAVAGPSGSGKSTLLALLAGLDEPDGGTVFVAGQPLSHRPEPERARIRAASIGVLYQHGNLLPHLTVGQNLRFARKLADARTRVHVDVRLHAAGIAGLGDRMPAQLSGGQATRAALAVAMVNDPALLIADEPTAELDTDSEQQLLDMLTDTARAGTAVVVATHSPRVLGACDRVLRLHDGRLATTAAHGETDR; this is encoded by the coding sequence ATGACCGGCGCGGACACCGAACGGCAGCGGCGCTGGCCGGCCCCGGTCCCGCAACCGCACCAGGTCGTGCTCGCGCACCGGTTGCACCGCTTCTTCCGCGCCGCCGGGGAGGAGACCCAGGCCCTGGCCGGAGTCTCGTTCGCCGTCGAGGCCGGCGAGCTGGTCGCGGTCGCCGGGCCGTCCGGATCGGGTAAGTCGACGCTGCTGGCGCTGCTGGCGGGGCTGGACGAACCGGATGGCGGCACGGTGTTCGTGGCCGGGCAGCCGTTGAGCCACCGTCCCGAACCCGAACGCGCACGGATCCGGGCCGCGTCCATCGGCGTGCTGTACCAGCACGGCAACCTGCTGCCGCACCTGACCGTCGGGCAGAACCTGCGCTTCGCCCGCAAGCTCGCCGACGCCCGCACCCGCGTACACGTCGACGTCCGGCTGCACGCGGCAGGCATCGCCGGCCTCGGCGACCGGATGCCCGCACAGTTGTCGGGCGGACAGGCCACCCGCGCCGCGCTGGCCGTGGCCATGGTCAACGACCCCGCGCTGCTGATCGCCGACGAACCCACCGCCGAACTCGACACCGACAGCGAGCAGCAGCTGCTGGACATGCTGACCGACACCGCCCGCGCCGGGACCGCGGTAGTCGTCGCCACCCACAGCCCGCGCGTGCTCGGCGCCTGCGACCGGGTTCTGCGGCTGCATGACGGGCGGCTGGCCACGACGGCGGCTCATGGGGAGACGGACCGATGA
- a CDS encoding response regulator transcription factor has product MRILIVEDEVSLAETLREGLVGEGFAVDVMHDGNDGLWAATEHPYDVIMLDIMLPGLSGYEICRRLRAQQVWTPVLMLTAKDGEYDQADALDLGADDYLTKPFSFVVLLARLRALARRRLRERPTVLSAGDLSLDPARRTVRRAQDQIVLTPREFALLEFLMRHRGDVVSKRAILDNVWDMNFIGDDNIVEVYVRYLRKKIDQPYGRAAIETVRGAGYRLHPTGG; this is encoded by the coding sequence ATGCGGATCCTGATCGTCGAAGACGAGGTCAGCCTCGCCGAGACGCTGCGCGAAGGGCTGGTCGGCGAAGGCTTCGCCGTGGACGTCATGCACGACGGCAACGACGGGCTGTGGGCCGCGACCGAACACCCCTACGACGTGATCATGCTCGACATCATGCTGCCGGGGCTCAGCGGCTACGAGATCTGCCGCCGCCTGCGCGCCCAGCAGGTGTGGACGCCGGTGCTCATGCTCACCGCCAAGGACGGCGAGTACGACCAGGCCGACGCGCTCGACCTGGGCGCCGACGACTACCTCACCAAACCGTTCTCCTTCGTGGTCCTGCTGGCACGCCTGCGTGCCCTGGCCCGCCGCCGGCTACGCGAACGGCCGACCGTGCTCAGCGCAGGCGACCTGAGCCTGGACCCGGCCCGGCGCACCGTCAGGCGCGCCCAAGACCAGATCGTCCTCACGCCCCGGGAGTTCGCGCTGCTGGAGTTCCTCATGCGCCACCGCGGCGACGTCGTCTCCAAGCGCGCGATCCTCGACAACGTCTGGGACATGAACTTCATCGGCGACGACAACATCGTCGAGGTCTACGTCCGCTACCTCCGCAAGAAGATCGACCAGCCCTACGGGCGCGCCGCGATCGAGACCGTCCGCGGCGCCGGCTACCGCCTGCACCCGACCGGCGGCTGA
- a CDS encoding cell wall metabolism sensor histidine kinase WalK yields MSSDHRVPARSWRARLGGIRIRSALAAATVVAVAVAVAGAAMVLTAQLMLTGNIDSAATQRADQVVAAIRAGDPALLEQTLRPAPGDQTIVQVLNPAGDVVAASAVLAGKPPITAARPVVGAVRHEQLRLTPGSEDAFRAVTTAVATDDGVRTVVAAQSLRPVDESIEAVTRTILVGAPLLALVVGIAVFVFVGRSLRPVEAIRRRVAGITARDLTARVPVPAARDEVAALAETMNTMLERLQDSADAQNRFVADASHELRSPLTTLQVGLEVLAASGTAGATQVARLQAETERLSRLVADLLLLARTDEHGMAAARREDVDLDDIAYIHRDRLQHQHPDLRVSADVVPVRIRGDAHHLDRAVANLCDNAARHARSRIAITVRADATTAHLVVADDGPGIAPADRDRAFDRFVRLDSSRTRTDGGAGLGLAITRDIVHDHDGTVTAESSHLGGAALHIRLPMRTTTATAVVSPLDGSTCGS; encoded by the coding sequence ATGAGCTCCGACCACCGCGTCCCGGCCAGGTCATGGCGTGCCCGGCTGGGCGGCATCCGCATCCGGTCGGCGCTTGCCGCCGCGACGGTCGTCGCGGTGGCGGTGGCCGTCGCCGGCGCGGCCATGGTGCTCACCGCCCAGCTGATGCTCACCGGCAACATCGACTCCGCCGCGACCCAGCGCGCCGACCAGGTCGTCGCCGCGATCCGGGCCGGCGACCCGGCACTGCTGGAGCAGACGCTGCGACCGGCCCCCGGCGACCAGACGATCGTGCAGGTCCTCAACCCCGCCGGTGACGTCGTGGCCGCGTCTGCGGTCCTGGCCGGCAAACCGCCGATCACCGCGGCCCGTCCGGTGGTCGGCGCAGTCCGCCACGAGCAGCTGCGGCTCACCCCTGGCAGCGAAGACGCCTTCCGTGCCGTCACCACCGCCGTGGCCACCGACGACGGCGTGCGGACCGTGGTCGCGGCCCAGTCCCTGCGGCCCGTCGACGAGAGCATCGAGGCCGTGACCAGGACGATCCTGGTGGGCGCGCCGCTGCTGGCGCTGGTAGTCGGCATCGCGGTGTTCGTGTTCGTCGGCCGGTCGCTGCGGCCGGTCGAAGCCATCCGCCGCCGGGTCGCCGGCATCACCGCCCGCGATCTGACCGCCCGGGTACCGGTGCCCGCTGCCCGCGACGAGGTCGCCGCCCTGGCCGAAACCATGAACACGATGCTGGAACGGCTGCAGGACTCCGCTGACGCGCAGAACCGGTTCGTGGCCGACGCCAGCCATGAGCTGCGCAGCCCGCTCACGACCCTGCAGGTCGGGCTGGAGGTCCTGGCCGCCTCCGGCACCGCCGGCGCCACTCAGGTCGCCCGCCTGCAGGCCGAGACCGAGCGGCTCAGCCGCCTGGTGGCCGACCTGCTGCTGCTGGCCCGCACCGACGAGCACGGCATGGCCGCGGCCCGCCGCGAAGACGTGGACCTGGACGACATCGCCTACATCCACCGCGACCGGTTACAGCACCAGCATCCCGACCTGCGCGTGAGCGCCGATGTCGTACCCGTGCGTATCCGCGGCGACGCCCACCACCTGGACCGGGCCGTGGCCAACCTGTGCGACAACGCCGCCCGCCACGCCCGCAGCCGGATCGCCATCACCGTACGCGCCGACGCGACCACCGCCCATCTGGTCGTGGCCGACGACGGACCCGGCATCGCGCCCGCCGACCGCGACCGCGCGTTCGACCGCTTCGTCCGGCTGGACAGCAGCCGCACCCGCACGGATGGGGGAGCGGGCCTGGGCCTGGCCATCACCCGCGACATCGTCCACGACCACGACGGCACCGTCACCGCCGAAAGTTCCCACCTGGGGGGCGCCGCGCTGCACATCAGACTCCCGATGCGCACCACCACCGCCACTGCCGTCGTCTCTCCACTGGACGGCTCCACATGCGGATCCTGA
- a CDS encoding response regulator transcription factor → MIRVLVVDDQALVRGSFRLLVDTAPDLAVVGEAATGLEAVDAARRLRPDVVLMDVRMPDLDGIEATRRIIADPVTAEVKVLVLTTFDIDEYVFGALRAGASGFLLKDTRPGDLLDAIRVVAGGEALLAPTATRRLIEQFVRHAPQQPASVELPDTTEREREVLALVGAGLSNTEIAQRLHISVSTTKTHIGRLLMKLGARDRAQLVIIAFQSGLARP, encoded by the coding sequence GTGATCCGGGTCCTCGTCGTCGACGACCAGGCCCTCGTCCGGGGCAGCTTCCGGCTGTTGGTCGACACCGCACCGGACCTGGCCGTGGTGGGCGAAGCCGCGACCGGGCTGGAAGCCGTCGACGCCGCCCGCCGCCTGCGGCCCGACGTGGTACTGATGGACGTTCGCATGCCCGACCTCGACGGCATCGAGGCCACCCGGCGGATCATCGCCGACCCGGTGACGGCCGAGGTCAAGGTGCTGGTCCTGACGACGTTCGACATCGACGAATACGTGTTCGGCGCGTTGCGGGCCGGCGCCAGCGGTTTCCTGCTCAAGGACACCCGGCCAGGTGACCTGCTCGACGCCATCCGAGTGGTGGCAGGCGGCGAGGCACTGCTGGCGCCGACGGCCACCCGCCGCCTGATCGAGCAGTTCGTACGGCACGCCCCGCAGCAGCCGGCATCGGTCGAGCTGCCCGACACCACCGAGCGGGAACGCGAGGTCCTGGCTCTGGTCGGGGCGGGCCTGTCGAACACGGAGATCGCGCAGCGGCTGCACATCAGCGTGTCGACGACCAAGACCCACATCGGTCGGCTGCTCATGAAGCTCGGCGCCCGTGACCGCGCCCAGCTGGTCATCATCGCGTTCCAGAGCGGCCTGGCTCGACCCTGA